A portion of the Leptospira dzoumogneensis genome contains these proteins:
- a CDS encoding ankyrin repeat domain-containing protein — protein sequence MSDMFQMIAAGHKAQVIYSLRESPDLASKQNPEGITPVLFALYYGKQDIVNSYLTLGIPLNLFEAAALGHEERVKELVDSNPSIVHSYSPDGWTPLHLASHFGKLSIIQFLLEKGADIHAKSKSKLSIGNTALHSAVASWRADAVALLLENGADPNFTQDGGFSPLHIAASRQGNEQIVSLLLKKGADPDLKTEDGKTAREIAAERGIAFSV from the coding sequence ATTTCCGATATGTTCCAAATGATCGCCGCCGGTCATAAAGCCCAAGTGATCTATTCCTTGAGAGAAAGTCCGGATCTCGCCTCCAAGCAAAATCCGGAAGGGATCACTCCTGTACTTTTCGCTCTATATTACGGCAAACAAGATATAGTAAATTCGTATCTTACCTTGGGAATTCCGCTCAATCTATTCGAAGCGGCCGCTTTGGGACACGAGGAAAGAGTGAAAGAACTCGTAGACTCCAATCCGAGTATCGTTCACTCTTATAGTCCCGATGGCTGGACACCTTTACATCTTGCTTCCCATTTCGGAAAACTTTCCATTATTCAATTTTTATTGGAGAAGGGAGCGGACATACACGCTAAATCAAAAAGTAAATTATCGATCGGTAATACTGCATTACATTCCGCCGTGGCTTCTTGGAGGGCGGATGCGGTCGCATTACTTTTGGAGAACGGTGCGGATCCTAACTTCACTCAAGACGGCGGTTTTTCTCCTCTTCATATCGCAGCGTCTCGACAAGGAAATGAACAGATCGTTTCTTTATTATTGAAGAAGGGTGCGGATCCCGATCTAAAAACGGAAGACGGCAAAACTGCCAGAGAGATTGCAGCGGAAAGAGGGATTGCTTTTAGCGTTTAG